A region of the Chroicocephalus ridibundus chromosome 1, bChrRid1.1, whole genome shotgun sequence genome:
ccgacagggataggctgagagagttgttcagcctggagaagagaaggctctggtgACACCTTagagtggcctttcagtacctgagtGCACTTACAAGAAAGGTGGGGccagactttttagcaggacaggggtaatggctttaaattaaaagagggtagattcagactagatacaaggaagaaatttatttatgatgaggtggtgaaacactggcacaggtttcccagagaggtggtagatgctccatctctggaaacattcaaggtcaggtcgagcaacctgatgtagttgaaggaGTCCCTGCTGATTGCactggggttggactagatgaccgttAAAAGCtctcttccaacccaactcattctatgattctatgaattaaaaGGCACTTAGCAGTCTCATTTCAGTTTAACCACACTCCTAACGCAGCCACCACGTGCACGCACTACATGGAAATTGCTGGCAGCAAGTCAAGGCTTGAGACCTCAGGCAGTACGCTTTCTCACATGTCCTGCGTTCACTTGGCCAGCACGCTCGCGGGGCCCTTGGTATGACCGCGAGGGATGAAATGCCCGTGGAGCCTGTGCTGCCACAGACAGGAAAGATACCAGGTGGCAGATCTCCCGTATGGGCAGCGTCCTTCTGCACCCACACGCACCGGAGCACACACACGCTCTCCCCCCACACGCACATCCGTTCTGCTTTTCTCTATTTCTCCACACGCGTACATAATTCACCATTTCCTACGGGGCTTACAAaggggacaggctggagggggctggcgCAGGAGGCCACAGCCCGGCCAGCACTTGCCCGGGCCCAGGCGGCAGGCAGCGCCCTGACCGACCGAAAGGCCGGGGCTGTCGGTGCCGGGTGCGGGGGAGAGTGCACACACCGCAGCGGGCCGCGGtgacctgccccagggagggcGGCGGGAGACTGGCCTTGCGGCCGGCAGCCTGTGCGAGCGGACCGGACAagctccgccccgccgccgcccctccgccgcgGGGACGTGCACTCGCTCGGCGGGCCATGGAGGCGGCGCGGCGGTGGCtgcgagcgggcggcggggcgagggcccGGCGCTCCGCGCCGCtgttgctgctggtggtgctggcgCTGGgaggcgaggcggcggcggaggagccgcggccggggcggcagcggggggatGAACAGTGCCATTACTACGCCGGGGGTGAGGTCTACCCCGGGGAGGCGGCTCGTGTGCCCGTCTCCGATCACTCGCTCCACCTCAGCCAGGCCAAGAGTAGGTGCcgggcggggctggggctgccgagggagcggggagaggagcgGCGAGGCCCTCGCGGCGGGCGGGGGATACCGGGCGGGCGCCCCGCGTTCGCGCTGCCGCCGTGGGAGCGGTGGGGGGGTGACCGCAATGCGCCTCTGCTGGCGCCGCgctgagggggagggaggggggcggttAACGGCCATGTGGCGGTTAGTGGCCGCGGGGCCGTTaacggccgcggggcgggcggggggcggcggtcTCCCCGTGCGCGGAGCGGGAGAGCGGCGGGCAGCGCCACGTCAGGCCCAGCGGGCGGCCGGGTCGGCTTGCGGCCGTGCCGGGGTTCCCGGCgagagcagcccccggcccggcgcggcccctccGCGGGCTGACCGTGGCGGTTCGGTCGCGGGTGTCCCCGAGgaagcggcagcggcggctcccGGATGCTATCCCTCCGGGAAAGTGGCTTCGGGCGGCAGCAGCGGGCGTGCTGCATCCCCGGGCGGGGCTCGGGAGGGAGGCCCACCGTGCCCCTTCCAGAGCTGCGGCTTCGTCGTGGTAAATGGGCGGCGAGTTCAGCGTGTCACAGACATTCAGCAAGGGCTGTGGATCCCGAAACAGCACAAGAGCTAAGGGAAATGCTTTCAACAATACACAGAAGCGTTCTGTGCTCGCACTGTGGTTAGAAATAACCGAACGGTCACCTCTCCTAACGTTCTACCAGTTTTTACTGGGCTTGCCTCATCACTTGCTTTCGTGCCTGTGCTCTCTTGTGATTTAAATACTTCATAACAGACTTCGGTGCAAACATTTTAATTGAGTCGCAGTGAGATGTTGAGGGGCAGCTGTTCAGGTCCCGTCCTGCAGAACAGAGAATGGAGAGAAGCCGTGTAGAAACCATCTTCGCTGTGAGAATTTGCAGCTTTAAATCCTTTTCCTTTGCCAAGCCAGGGTATGGcttccattttaaacatttgcaaACAGATGCTATCAAAAGAATGGAAAACCAGACAAGATATTTGTAACCaatactgtttggtttttcctccctttgtaaGGTAGATTATTATAGCATTCCAGACaagtgtttttaaacaaaaaaacctcaccttAATTTAGAAAGGGGTCAAGacacaatgtattttatttaatttcttttccttctccctcctaaTCTGAAGGTCAGTTGAAGAGAAAGTTTTGCTACAAAGAGATTAGCATTGGGGTGACGCTATTTTGTGAAGAGcaacatatttgaaaaatttCGGAAAGCTCGAAATGATCCTTAATCCTTGCTTTCACTTGAAAATTGTCCCATACCTGCAAAGACTCAGTAAAAAAATGTTGGAAGTCTAGCTCTTGAAATCTGATTAGAAAGAATTCTGCAGAAGTCTTGAGAGGAAGAAGAGCATTTTGTCAAAAAACGTAAACTGAAATTATTGGTCAcacctcctgcctctctgtgCTTGTATTGCTGCGTCCCTTGAGGGTTAGATCAAGTGAAACCAAAGCAGACTGCCTTCCCGCTCAGGGGCACGATCTGTCTGatgatttggggtattttttgagGCCCTTGTTGTGCATCCTTACTAACTATATTTTACAGATGAGGGTTGTCTTAAGGATAGCCCAACGACGTAGTCATCATCCAGATAATAATTAAGATTCCATATATCTTTCTCAGCAGCATTTCCCTTATTTCCTGGAGCTGTATGTCCATGTCCTTGACATCACAAGTGTATTTAGGTCACCTTGTATCTCCAGCATACCCTGTTCTTTGTCTGCGAATTCACAGTACTATGAAAATAGCACCTGGCAAAAtgatttttagtatttcaaattCAAAGTTAATCCCTTTTGATAGGAATAGTACATCGTTTCGTGCATTTTAattggatttaaaagaaaaaaaacacaactatgTTCAAGTTACAATTTGCTTAGGAGTtgtaattataaataaatatatatataaaaatatgtatataaataaataaatatacactgCATTTTTAGGCATTTGTCTCTAAATGTCTTGTAGCATGTATTTTTTGTGGACTTGAATTCCAACTAGTTTTCCATGGCTAAGAAGTAACAATATGATTTTCAACCATCTTGTGCTTCTGGTTCACAACAGCTGTTCATAACAGAATAGTGGGGGTTCCGAAATCTTAAACAGGTTCTCGTTCAGGCTAACAGATGTTCTGCCATGAGCTGGTAGTGTACACGTGGTTTGTTTCGACATGCCCAGATAAGGATTGTGTGGCCTTGATTATCAGCAATTCAGAGGGCTCATGTTATAAGCACAAGTTggtaaaattatttactttacaTGCGTACTGAAACCTACCTTTCTTCCTCATCCTGTAACCTCTGCCTACTGTGAACTTTTTAAAGTGGTAAGGAAGTTTCATTTTTTGAACTGTGCAGTAGGTTGTTTTTCAAGCAAAAGGAAGAACAGTTACCCTTGCACACCGGCTAGCTAATGAACAGCTTTGTTTGAACACGTGCTTTGTATTCTGACTTCTAATTGAACGTCCTTTCTATTTCAGTCTCCAAGCCAGCACCTTACTGGGAAGGAACAGCAGTCATTAATGGAGAGTTTAAAGAGCTGAAATTAACAGATTATGAGGGGAAATATCTTGTCTTCTTCTTCTATCCTCTTGACTTGTAAGTAAGACCACTGTAGACATACCAAGACTTAGTGCAGCTACACTAGACTCataattcattaatttttctctttttttgaggtcttgttttttgtttggtaagggtttggaggagaagaaaggagcaacagaagaaaatatattctttgcATTTGTGTTTTCATCATGCATTGGTAAAATTGTAACACAGTCTTTGTCGTAATAAGTGTGTCCACTAATTTGTGTCTCCGcacaaaaaaaatacctctcAGTCTGTAGTCCCCAGTCAGGTAACCTTTACCTTCTGTATGATGCTGTAAATCACTGCTGCTGAAGTGCATGTAGTGTATCTAACAGATGGCCTTTAAGCTCATCCCATAACATCCTAGAACACTTGTCATTACCTTCCTTTATTTGGAACGCAGTAACTTCACTGGTTGAGTGAAAACATCTCTGCTTTCTACTAGACAATCCTACTCTTTtccataaaatgaagaaaagaggacAGAGATGCATAACTACCTTAGTATTATAAAGGAGATAGTATTGCTCTTTGCCCTTAGCTTCAAGGCCCTAGACATTGTGATCTTTAccactttatttcttctgtagTGGAAAAGGTTCAAGTCAAAATAGTTAAAATTTGTAGACACGCATGGTAACAACGAATTATAGTATGCTCCTCTGAAAAAAGCGGCATATTGTGGTTAAATTCAGCCACTTGATATTCATAAAGTCTAAAAGAAAGTAAGTGTAAAAACACTTGTATCCAGACTGTAATCCAACTGACACTTGTATCCAGACTGTAATCCAACTGTAGGTTTATAATCTTCTTCAGTAATAAACAGTTTGTAACTAAGCTAGAGTCTGAGGCTGGAAGATTTGTCAGGCAGCAGTTCAGTTAAATACTtgaagaagcaataaaaattaagtaaaagcTGAAATCATTTATGATAAATCCACAGTTTTAAGTTAAACAGAGAACTTACTGGATGTTTCATGAAATTTTGACTTTGTCTTGTCTTAAATTTTCTAGCACATTTGTATGTCCAACTGAGATAATTGCCTTTAGTGACAGAATTGAAGAATTCAGAGCAATAAATACCGAAGTAGTAGCGTGTTCTGTGGACTCAAAGTTCACTCACTTAGCATGGTATGTATCTTATACTTGTCTTTCACTAAAAATTATTCATGGGTCCATCTTAGCTGAAGAACTGTATCCCCAGATTTTTAGCCTGTGTAGGTATAACGTAATGTGTAAAAGTGTGATGCTATTGATACAAAtctttaacatatttttcagtgGTAAAAATTTTTAACCTTAGTGTGTGAAACTGCCTTTATCTTTGAAGCTTGTTTAACGTGTCTTGCTCAAAATATATCACGTGTCAGTCcaaaaaataccacaaataaataaaaaaaaagagctaaggATGCAAGTATCTGTAAATGCATCACACTGTCCCAATTCATGAGCACATTGGTATAAAGCAAATAAGACTGATAAGAAAGAGGTCATTATTAATGGATGTGGCCAAAAACTGCAAAAGATCTACTGAACATTTTGCTCCAGCCATTAATAGCATTCATCTCCCTTGCgtgcagaacaaaaaaaccatCGCTTGCACTAAATCCTTCTGTCCGTACTCTTCTGGTTTGTGACTTGTAAGTTTGTGGAGGGAATATGAGTCTTTGAGACATACATCCGTATCTCATTTCTTTCAAAGGATTAATACTCCTCGAAAACAAGGAGGACTCGGACCTATGAAGATTCCACTTCTTTCAGATTTGACGCACCAAATTTCAAAGGATTATGGAGTATATCTGGAAGATCAAGGGCACACACTCAGGTATTTTACTTAGTTatggttcttttttttgtggtttttttttttttgctggggtaATACTTTATATCTAAAGaagcatttgaaatttttttgagAGCAGTTTTTACTTGGGGATTCATGCcaagacacaaaataaatattgaagaacacaaaaaaaagtcataataaGGCAGAACAGGGGTGGAGGTTAACATCCTATTTACAGCAGTCATCAGCAGATGCCTAGGGCAGAGCAAACATGCAGAATTCACCGGAATTGCCGTTGCTCAGGGACCTCCCAAGTCCAAGTGGGGGCAAGACTAAGAGTAACTAATGGCCTCAAGAGATACATCTTTCATAAACGTGATTAGTTGCTTTTGGGATCCCTGTAACAGCACAGCATCTGCAACCTGCCCTGGCAGGGCCTCTCAAAGCTTAGTTTTATGTTCTGCAGAGAAGTATCCTTTTCTGGTTTTAACTTACCCTCAGCTCATGTCATCTGATACCGCAGGTAAAGAATGGTAGGTTAGTTCTAGTCTTAGTATTATAATTGGTATTCTAAGGTGGTGGGTATCAGAGATACCTGTTGTTTGCAGAGATCAAATTCCTCCCATCCAGCAGACATAAAATAGCGGACACTATTAGTGCAATTAGTTCTCTTTACTAACATGCacaccaaacattttttttcacagaggcCTTTTCATTATTGATGATAAGAGGATCCTTCGACAGATCACGATGAACGACCTTCCTGTCGGGAGATCAGTGGATGAAACGCTTCGTTTAGTACAAGCATTCCAATACACTGACAAACATGGAGAAGGTGCTCtctcttttaaatactttcatgtTGAAGATTGTTTTACTTAAACCAGAAGCTGTTTTTGTAGTTTTTTGGAATAAAAGTACTCAGTAGCATTAGAGACTGGCCTCGTGCAGTGAATGAAATGATAGGTGGTATCAGGCATAAAATGTTATGACACCATCCCATGTATAAAAAAACCTGTATATATAATAGTTGCAGATATTTACATGTGACACTTGTGTGCTGCTTCGCTTCAAGTTCAGAAAGAGAATATTAAGTTCACAAAAGTAAGCGTgtgtaaaaaatactttttactaactttgtcctttttttctttttttccagtttgcccTGCTGGTTGGAAACCTGGCAGTGAAACAGTAAGTCACTCTATTTAAATGCACGTACTACTAAAAAACACTCAGTTACCATTTCCACTAAAGCAAAATCCAAAATCTTTGCAACTTTCAATGAAATGATATGAGTAAACTTGCATTATTGTAGTTGCAGCTTTTGGATTACTAGTGATTTCATTAGGAGCTCATTTCCCTCACACTAGACATACTCCAGTTGTTTTGAATTCCCTGCGTATGAACAAAACTCTCTTGAGCAGCAATGAGTTCGTGATCaagaactttttttcctgttaacacCTGATGAGAGGAAGTTGGAAACAAGTCTTGAGTTTGTCCTATCTTCTCAGTTATTTGTTCATATAAATTCTTGGCTCTGTCAAGTCTTACTGTGGATCCTAGACGctacacaaaaaagaaagggacAAGTCCCCAGGCTGCTGTAGTACCTGACAGAGCCAGTGTGCCACTATCAGACCTCCAGCAGAGAGCACTGCTTTGCTGCGCAGTAGCTCTTTCTCCTTTGTTACTACTCCCCTACATGTGACTACCAGCAGAAGAGCCAGGGTTCAGATAAACACCCACTGAACTTGTTTGTGTTCTCTGGGCTTGGATCAAGCCTCAGCGGAATAATGAAACTTTCACTAGAGGCCTGAGCTGCCTAGTTCAGATGAGATCACTGCCATTTATTTGAGCATGTGGCTTTCTTCTCAACCATCTGGTGATGACAGAGCGTTGTTGTTGAAGAGCTGGCTCAACAAAACACAGGTCCCAGCAGCCTCTAAGCAGAGTAGCGAGCACTGTAATTGATAGTAAAAACAGCGGAATGTTAAACGATGTTTCTTTGCTGGATGTGAAAGCTTCCCAGGATGACTGGAGGCTAGGAGTCACCTCTTTCAAGCCAGCAGGAGGGTGTCTTAGTGGGGGAAGCTGGATATTAAGACTGTAAAATGAAAGAGGGCTGGCTGGCCTAATGGACTATTTTGGCACTGAAAAGTTCTGCCGTCCATAACCATGGATTACCTAAATAATGTGACATGaacatattttctaaaaaacagTCTTAAAATATTGAGGTTAACAGCTCAAATACTACCAATTTAAAGACCTAAAACAATACATAAgcattctcttcctcctctctgcaaaAGATGCAGATAATTTAAATAGCAAAGTAGTTCAAAAAGACTTTCTCGAAGATGTAGCCACACCTTCTAAATGTGTTTGATTTAATTAGATCAAACCAGAGGAAGCCATGAGAGTGTGGTGGCCAAGGGAAGAACTGTAAGTAAATTCAAAGATTTGTCTTAATTACAGACACTAATTTATTAAAGTATCTTGCTTTTGGGGCAAGCAACATAGCCATATGTGCTCCCAGCTGTCAAAAGTCTTCCTTTGGTGGGCTGCACTCTCTCTTCCGCCAATTAGTTAAATCTTTCTGCTACTGCTGTTAGGTATCTTTAGAGGTAAACAGTAATCTAGTAGCAAGTCAACTGATAAATTACCCCTGGGTGTTGCTTGTGGGTTGGCATCATATTATGAAATACTATGCCGTGCTGGGTTTATAGTTTATTGCATTTGcgtggttttgtttttagaataacattttcattttctttcttgcacAGATAATTCCAGATCCAGCtggaaaactgaagtattttgataAACTAAACTGAGGTTTGCTTCTGCTGAATTACATAGGTCACATTCAACTTGATTTTTGCCaataaaatttcattaattttgttaCTTTCATGAGTTTGACTAATATGTAACTGCGGTAGACCATTAAAGGTCTTTTTGCTTAAACAGGACTCTAACCTGTGTGAAGCACAGGTACCTTATTAGTTATCAGAGAATATTCTtgtgaaataacacattttccTTGTAAACCTTGTTTAGACGCTTGGTTTTCCCAAAGTTTACTCCTCTCAGCATCTCAGGCTTAGATTCGTGACTTTTGCTATTGAGAGATTACttaatttctgcaaaaatctTGTCTGCTTGGTCATATTCTGGGAGCTACAGATAGAAAAGAGCCACTTGGTTACGGTACATTAGTCTGTAGTCTGCAGGCAATAGCACCTAACCCAAAAGCCAGAAACAAGTTACAGCTGCTGAATTAAATTTCCAGTCTGTCCAaagctggaaaacatttttaaactacTAAGAACATATCCTATGCTACATAAATCGGTAcaacttcactgaaaaaaatacagctatgtcAGTTCATGGGGTTCAAGAGCTGAACCGGTAGTTTTTTCCATGCTCGTATTTGTAGTGTATGTGCTGATAAGATCGATTCCATTTCACAGGGTCTGAATTTTTCCATGGCCCCACACTGTTAATATATGTACATAGTGGTTAGTGTCCTGTGCTACTCTACTTATTAACTGTGACTCCTAGTTTGAAGGGAGTAATTGTAGTCTTTCCCAAGAGCCCAAGTATTGACACGTCCAGTGACCATCAGAAACTCTGGTGGCTCATGTACGTGCATTTCTTCTGTCAAGGGAAAAGAACATCTCCACATAAGACATACTTTGTACTTGTGAGCACTGGAGATCTCTCTCATAGGAATATCTTCTCTTGCTCCTTCCCGCCTCTCCCTCTTTTTAACGTGGTGTTCTAGAGTTTGTGCAACTGGAAGAATAGCGCCTGTAGTCAGTGTCAGCCCTTCACCAGGGTCATCCTTGGAAAGGCCCCAGAGGCGGCTTCCTCCCTGCTCCAGTCCAGCACAGCTATGTTATTGCTCTTGGTTGGATCCCTCACTTGTGAGAGctcatttccccttcccccaccagGCCATACAATTCCCTTCCCTGTGCACAGACACTCCAGTACAGTACCGTGCTGCAGAACGAGACCAGCAGTTGCATCCTCACTGTAAAGTTACCTGATTTTCTAGAGGTTGGTGAATATTGAGCAGCTCTCCGGATTAGTCACTGCAGACAGAAAAGAGAGGCGGCTGCTTGACTTTTGCTTCAGCTCTGATGCGAAGAACACCTAAGCACATGCCTGGGACGGAGGGAACCGTAGCCAGAGCAAGCAGAACTCCACCAAGTGCAATCGCCCTGGTCCCTTCAAGGActggagaaaggaagagctgATCCCATCCAGAGGGGAACAGAGGCACAGCGGGACCAACGCCAAATGCCAGAGGCTGGTAATGTGCTGCTCCAGCCCATGTGACCAGAGGGCAGCAGGTAGAGAGGCGGTTTCTCACACTGCTAGGCTGTAAATCATCTGCTTGAATTTTACTCAGGGTTTTGTTTACAGCCTTTATCAACTCTGGAACACCAAAAACATCAACAGCGAGAACATTCAAATAACTCCAAGGAACTGC
Encoded here:
- the PRDX4 gene encoding peroxiredoxin-4 isoform X1; this translates as MEAARRWLRAGGGARARRSAPLLLLVVLALGGEAAAEEPRPGRQRGDEQCHYYAGGEVYPGEAARVPVSDHSLHLSQAKISKPAPYWEGTAVINGEFKELKLTDYEGKYLVFFFYPLDFTFVCPTEIIAFSDRIEEFRAINTEVVACSVDSKFTHLAWINTPRKQGGLGPMKIPLLSDLTHQISKDYGVYLEDQGHTLRGLFIIDDKRILRQITMNDLPVGRSVDETLRLVQAFQYTDKHGEVCPAGWKPGSETIIPDPAGKLKYFDKLN
- the PRDX4 gene encoding peroxiredoxin-4 isoform X2, which gives rise to MEAARRWLRAGGGARARRSAPLLLLVVLALGGEAAAEEPRPGRQRGDEQCHYYAGGEVYPGEAARVPVSDHSLHLSQAKISKPAPYWEGTAVINGEFKELKLTDYEGKYLVFFFYPLDFTFVCPTEIIAFSDRIEEFRAINTEVVACSVDSKFTHLAWINTPRKQGGLGPMKIPLLSDLTHQISKDYGVYLEDQGHTLRGLFIIDDKRILRQITMNDLPVGRSVDETLRLVQAFQYTDKHGEVCPAGWKPGSETIKPEEAMRVWWPREEL